One genomic segment of Kogia breviceps isolate mKogBre1 chromosome 11, mKogBre1 haplotype 1, whole genome shotgun sequence includes these proteins:
- the WBP1 gene encoding WW domain-binding protein 1 has product MARASGGNGSEEDWGALRVPQQQLRELCPGVNNQPYLCESGHCCGETGCCTYYYELWWFWLLWTVLILFSCCCAFRHRRAKLRLQQQQRQREINLLAYHGACHGAGPVPPGSLLDLRLLSTFKPPAYEDVVHRPGTPPPPYTAASGCPSTASSECTCCSSASSCPAHQEGTNVEGVSSHQSDPPHQEGEPGAGVSPAPTPPFCRYRRLTGDSGIELCPCPDSSEGEPVKEARASATPPDMEDQSPVHGP; this is encoded by the exons CTTCGAGAGCTGTGCCCAGGAGTGAACAACCAGCCTTACCTCTGTGAGAGTGGTCACTGCTGCGGGGAGACTGGCTGCTGCACCTACTACTATGAGCTCTGGT GGTTCTGGCTGCTCTGGACTGTCCTCATTCTCTTTAGCTGCTGTTGTGCCTTCCGCCATCGACGAGCTAAACTCCGGCTGCAGCAACAGCAGCGGCAGCGTGAGATCAACTTGTTGGCCTACCACGGGGCATGCCATGGGGCTGGCCCTGTCCCTCCTGGTTCACTGCTTGATCTTC GCCTCCTCAGCACCTTCAAACCCCCAGCCTATGAGGATGTGGTTCACCGCCCAGGCACACCGCCGCCTCCTTACACTGCAGCCTCAGGCTGCCCCTCGACTGCTTCCAGTGAATGCACCTGCTGCTCCTCTGCTTCTAGCTGCCCTGCCCACCAAGAGGGAACAAATGTGGAAGGTGTTTCCTCCCACCAGAGTGACCCTCCTCATCAGGAGGGTgagcctggggcaggggtgagCCCTGCCCCCACACCACCCTTCTGCCGCTATCGCCGCCTGACTGGGGACTCAGGTATTGAGCTCTGCCCTTGTCCTGACTCCAGTGAGGGGGAGCCAGTCAAGGAGGCTAGGGCTAGTGCCACCCCACCAGATATGGAGGACCAGTCCCCTGTGCACGGCCCCTAA